The sequence CGTTACCGCCGGCTCCGCCGTTGAGGGTGGAACCATAGAGATCGGGAATCTTGCTTTTGAACGACTCCATGTACCGCCGGTACGCAAGACCAGCTTCCGCGCCGAGCATCGGCTGCGCGGGTGCGGCTTGCATATTGCTGCTTTGCAGATCGAGCCAGGTTCTGGTCGAATGCCCCACTTCACTGCCCCGAACCGGCGGTTGCTGTGCCTCGGCCGGCTGGGCGGCATCGCTTGTCTGCGCCACGGCGCAAGCCGGCACGCCCAGCGACATCGCCAGCGCCGCTGCCACGCTCCATAGCGGCACGCGCCCGCTGCACTTTACTTTTTTGTCTTTCATGTCCGCCCCCTGATTGATCGACCGCTTGCTCACTACAACGTCACGCCGCCCTCACGACATGGTCACCGCGCAGTCACTGCGCGAAGCGCTGCAACACGCGCGGCGCCGGCTCGATACCCTGCACGCTCGCGACGGTCCCAGCGGCACCCGTCTGCCCGAACTGCTGTTGCGCCGAAGCGGGCTGAGCCCGCGTCCGCGCGCGTCCCGCCGCGGCAATCTTCGCCGCGTCGCTGCGAATCGCCGTGCGTACCTCCGGCGTCAGCTTCTGCTGGTTCATCACCGCCAGCGCCTGCGACTGCTCGCCATTGGCGAGCAGATAAAGCACCACGTTGCTGACGATCTTCGGATTGTTCTGGTCGAGTTCGCCCGCCTTCATCAGCGGCACCCGCGCGCCGTTCACGTCGCCCTCGCGCAGTCGCGCGTAACCGAGATCGGACAGGATCGCCGCGTCGGTCGGCTCAAGTCGCGCCGCCTGCTCCAACTGCTGCGCGGCGCGCGCGAAATCGCCCGCCGCGCCTGCGATCAGACCCAGACCGCGGTAGCCGCGCGCCGCCAGCGGCGTCTTCAGCAGCAGTGCGTAGGCGTCCGCCGCCGCGGCCGGCTGATCGGTCATGCGCAGCGCGTCGGCGCGCAGCAGATTCGTATCCGGGCTCACGCCGTACTGCTTTTCATAGGCGTCAATATGCGCGAGCGACGCGAAATAGAGCCCCTGCGCCTGCATCTGGTCGATCAGTCCGAGATACACGCCAGGCGTGTCCGGCTTGGGATCCTGATTGGCCCGCTGCGCCATGGCCGCGCGCTCGGCTTGCGGCCCGACGCCGTAGCCGGCGAGATCCTTCGACGCGCAGGCGGCGAGCAGCGCACACACCGCCAGCATCGACGCGCCGCGCGCCGCGCGTGGGACGAATTCAAACGATAAACAGTAAGCCATTGCGCAATCCCTGCTATTTCATCGTATGGAGCGAACGCACGACAGCCAGCACGCCAGGGCCGGCCGTCACGATCATCAACGCGGGCAGCAGCGTGACGATCATCACGCCCGTCATCTTCACCGCGAGCCGGCCGATGCGTTCGCGCAACATGGCACGGCGCGCTTCTCGCAGCCGGTCGCCGAACTGCTTGAGCGGTTCCTGCACCGCGCCGCCGTGCCGATCGACCTGCACCAGCAGACGCACCACCGCGCGCATGTCTTCGTTATCGTAACTAAGCGCAAGCCGATTCAGCGACTGCTCGCGGGTACGGCCCGTGGCGAACTGGCGCTGCGCGATTTCAAGCTCGGCCGACAACACCGGCAATACGCTGCCGAAATCGTTGACGATGACCTGGAGGCTCTGGTCGAGCGACAGCCCCACTCCTTGCAGCAAACGCAGCAGATCCACCATCAGCGGCAATTCGTCCACGACCTGGCGCCGACGCCGGCCCGCGCGGCGTTTCAGCACGATCTTGGGCAACATGAAACCCAGCACCAGCGCGATGATGACCAGCATCACGTAACGCGGCCCGGTCACATACCCGCGCGCCAGCGTGCCGGCCAGCACCGGCAACACCAGTGCGGTGAACAGCCGCGCCACCAGGAACAACCCGCGCGTGCGCGTGTCCACGAAGCCGCATTGTTCGAGCACGCGGCGATCTTCTTCGGCAACGACCAACCGGCCGAACGGCGTGTCGAGCCAGCGAATACCTCGATGCGCGAAGTGCTCGAGCAAACCTTTGAGCCCGCTGCGCCGCAGCTCGCGCGGCTGGACTTTTGCGGCACCCGCGGCACTCTCCCCGCCTCGCGCCGTTGCCGCGGCAAGCGCCGCTGTCTGCAGCGCGCGTTCGTCGAGCGCATGCCCTAGCGTGCGCTCGGTGCGCCGCTGCGCCGCCACGCGCGTCAGCACCACGCCGGCGATCAGCAACAAGCCGAGCGCGGCGAGCGCAAGCGCGAGAGCGGTCAGCTGCTGGGCGTGCATCGTCATCCCCTCAGACTGGCCATGCGGTACAGCAGCCACGCGCCGACGATCTGAAGCGCGAACGCGAGGTAGATCATCTGGCGTCCCGTGGGATCGAACCACATCGATCCGAAGTATTTGGGATTCG is a genomic window of Paraburkholderia bryophila containing:
- a CDS encoding DUF3613 domain-containing protein, with the protein product MKDKKVKCSGRVPLWSVAAALAMSLGVPACAVAQTSDAAQPAEAQQPPVRGSEVGHSTRTWLDLQSSNMQAAPAQPMLGAEAGLAYRRYMESFKSKIPDLYGSTLNGGAGGNGGGNGGAGGGAN
- a CDS encoding tetratricopeptide repeat protein, producing the protein MAYCLSFEFVPRAARGASMLAVCALLAACASKDLAGYGVGPQAERAAMAQRANQDPKPDTPGVYLGLIDQMQAQGLYFASLAHIDAYEKQYGVSPDTNLLRADALRMTDQPAAAADAYALLLKTPLAARGYRGLGLIAGAAGDFARAAQQLEQAARLEPTDAAILSDLGYARLREGDVNGARVPLMKAGELDQNNPKIVSNVVLYLLANGEQSQALAVMNQQKLTPEVRTAIRSDAAKIAAAGRARTRAQPASAQQQFGQTGAAGTVASVQGIEPAPRVLQRFAQ
- a CDS encoding type II secretion system F family protein — its product is MHAQQLTALALALAALGLLLIAGVVLTRVAAQRRTERTLGHALDERALQTAALAAATARGGESAAGAAKVQPRELRRSGLKGLLEHFAHRGIRWLDTPFGRLVVAEEDRRVLEQCGFVDTRTRGLFLVARLFTALVLPVLAGTLARGYVTGPRYVMLVIIALVLGFMLPKIVLKRRAGRRRRQVVDELPLMVDLLRLLQGVGLSLDQSLQVIVNDFGSVLPVLSAELEIAQRQFATGRTREQSLNRLALSYDNEDMRAVVRLLVQVDRHGGAVQEPLKQFGDRLREARRAMLRERIGRLAVKMTGVMIVTLLPALMIVTAGPGVLAVVRSLHTMK